In Nitrosococcus oceani ATCC 19707, the following proteins share a genomic window:
- a CDS encoding CynX/NimT family MFS transporter, protein MFPFRLLKKTPKTWVNVYSIPWLISAIFLVGINLRPALTSLGPVLPEVRSETGLGAWGASLLTTLPVLCLGLLAPPAARWGRRWGIERLLAGALLLLAAGTGLRGMGGLYGLFAGTLMAGCAIGIAGSLLPGIVKRDFPRHAGPMTGLYTMALCLGGALAAGLTVPLAQWSGQSWEGALSAWGLPALAAALLWFPLARENNKQRTDTAQHRGLWRHPLAWQVTLYMGLQSSTAYMTFSWLPTILQSRGIPPLQAGFLLSASIMVQTLTALIGPSLATWGRDQRAAIMVMLALTATGLAGVLYGSMLWAWFWITLIGLGMGGAFSIALVLIVLRAPNAEIAGDLSGMVQGIGYVLAALGPLILGLIPEYLGSWQWAGVPFGAALMGAAWAALGAGRDRHIHL, encoded by the coding sequence ATGTTTCCATTTCGATTATTGAAAAAAACGCCAAAAACGTGGGTAAACGTCTACTCTATCCCCTGGCTAATTAGCGCGATTTTTCTGGTTGGAATTAACCTGCGTCCAGCCCTTACCAGCCTTGGACCGGTACTGCCGGAGGTGCGTTCCGAAACGGGCCTGGGTGCCTGGGGCGCCAGTTTGCTCACGACCTTGCCCGTGCTCTGCCTGGGATTATTGGCGCCTCCCGCGGCCCGCTGGGGACGGCGCTGGGGCATTGAACGCCTGCTGGCAGGGGCTTTGCTCCTCTTGGCCGCCGGCACTGGACTGAGGGGAATGGGCGGGCTTTATGGCCTGTTTGCCGGCACCCTAATGGCTGGGTGCGCCATCGGTATCGCCGGGAGCCTGCTCCCAGGAATCGTAAAACGGGATTTCCCTCGCCATGCCGGTCCTATGACGGGCCTTTACACCATGGCCCTGTGCCTTGGGGGGGCACTGGCTGCGGGCCTGACCGTCCCCCTCGCTCAATGGTCGGGGCAAAGCTGGGAAGGGGCATTAAGCGCTTGGGGATTGCCCGCCCTGGCTGCGGCGCTGCTGTGGTTTCCCCTGGCTCGTGAAAATAATAAGCAGCGAACAGACACCGCGCAACACCGTGGACTCTGGCGCCACCCCTTAGCATGGCAAGTCACCCTCTACATGGGACTCCAGTCCTCAACCGCCTATATGACCTTTAGCTGGCTGCCAACCATTTTACAAAGCCGAGGGATTCCGCCATTGCAGGCCGGCTTTCTGCTCTCGGCCTCGATTATGGTCCAGACCCTTACTGCCCTGATCGGGCCTTCTCTCGCCACCTGGGGACGGGATCAGCGGGCCGCGATCATGGTGATGCTCGCCCTCACCGCCACAGGGCTAGCTGGCGTGCTTTATGGGTCCATGCTCTGGGCATGGTTCTGGATCACCTTAATTGGCCTGGGGATGGGCGGGGCATTCAGTATTGCCCTAGTGCTAATCGTATTACGCGCGCCCAATGCCGAGATTGCCGGAGATCTTTCCGGCATGGTCCAAGGAATAGGCTATGTGCTGGCGGCCTTGGGTCCGCTGATATTAGGACTCATTCCCGAATACTTGGGGAGTTGGCAATGGGCCGGCGTGCCCTTCGGGGCGGCCTTGATGGGGGCCGCCTGGGCAGCCCTAGGAGCGGGGCGCGACCGCCACATTCACCTTTAA
- a CDS encoding DUF883 family protein translates to MADNSPKKEVDELKDELSQLRKDMGSVVSAVKNLGQSTARTTKTKAEQELDEMLEKLNRAYLSAREGGERAVTSTYSEIERHPLASLGVAFVAGLIAGKLFSQK, encoded by the coding sequence ATGGCGGATAACTCTCCAAAAAAAGAAGTGGATGAATTAAAGGATGAACTTAGCCAACTACGTAAAGATATGGGAAGCGTAGTTTCAGCAGTAAAAAACTTGGGTCAGAGCACAGCCCGAACTACCAAAACCAAGGCCGAGCAGGAACTAGACGAAATGCTTGAGAAATTAAACCGAGCCTATTTGTCGGCCCGCGAAGGGGGCGAACGGGCGGTCACATCCACCTATAGCGAAATTGAACGGCACCCACTGGCTAGCTTGGGTGTTGCCTTTGTAGCTGGATTAATTGCAGGTAAACTGTTCTCTCAAAAATAA
- a CDS encoding YncE family protein gives MKKIDGFMVALLAGGAGLMLSATDSVLAAESSGSGQDNQGLQAKLYVTLEEPDALGIVDPKSKKGLGTVAVGGKPHDVICAPDGATAYVTNPETHNLSVVDTATDKVKKTVEFGQGTTPWHVEISPDGSQVFAALQDQSAVAIIATADNHLATKVSVTSGPWGVAAPKNGPWAVAAPRNDVVYVTLNGSITKGTANAARSEDIAVFDPTAAVPTVKYVTLAADTANGPHGIVSAPDGSAVYVAAEASHEVWKIQVDGNQAKRVVEIPDPNPAGTPLNPGFPTDLGISPDGNTLIAVNHDLDSITVINLKTHKIIETVSTGEGSAPWGALISPDGQTAYISTNGADSLAFFSMKELTDGTEGARKHTIADLPTSDGLAWCNLAQ, from the coding sequence ATGAAAAAAATTGATGGTTTTATGGTGGCTTTGTTAGCAGGGGGAGCAGGGCTGATGCTAAGTGCTACGGATAGTGTTCTAGCCGCGGAAAGCAGCGGTTCAGGGCAGGATAATCAAGGGCTCCAGGCGAAGCTTTATGTCACCCTGGAGGAGCCGGATGCGTTGGGAATCGTGGATCCAAAGTCCAAGAAAGGGCTAGGGACGGTTGCTGTCGGTGGGAAGCCCCATGATGTGATTTGCGCCCCGGATGGGGCGACGGCCTATGTCACCAATCCAGAAACCCACAACCTGAGCGTCGTGGATACAGCAACGGATAAAGTCAAAAAAACCGTGGAATTTGGCCAGGGAACGACCCCCTGGCATGTGGAAATATCCCCGGATGGTTCTCAGGTCTTTGCCGCCCTCCAGGATCAATCAGCGGTGGCGATTATTGCTACCGCTGATAATCATTTAGCGACCAAAGTTTCGGTGACAAGCGGTCCCTGGGGGGTGGCTGCCCCTAAAAACGGACCTTGGGCGGTGGCCGCCCCAAGGAATGATGTCGTTTACGTCACGCTCAATGGGAGCATTACCAAAGGCACGGCGAATGCAGCCCGCAGTGAAGATATTGCTGTGTTTGATCCAACGGCGGCTGTACCTACCGTGAAATATGTGACCCTGGCGGCGGACACGGCCAATGGACCCCACGGGATCGTATCAGCGCCGGATGGATCGGCGGTTTATGTCGCCGCCGAGGCAAGTCATGAAGTATGGAAAATCCAGGTGGACGGCAACCAGGCAAAGCGGGTAGTCGAAATCCCTGATCCTAATCCTGCTGGAACGCCTCTTAACCCAGGCTTCCCCACGGATCTGGGCATCAGCCCCGACGGTAATACGCTCATTGCCGTTAACCACGACCTTGACTCCATAACGGTAATTAATCTGAAAACCCATAAAATCATCGAGACGGTCAGCACGGGTGAAGGCAGCGCGCCCTGGGGAGCGTTGATTTCGCCGGATGGACAGACGGCTTATATCTCCACCAACGGCGCGGACAGCCTTGCCTTTTTTTCCATGAAGGAACTCACCGATGGGACGGAAGGGGCCCGCAAGCATACCATCGCGGATTTGCCCACTTCAGATGGCCTCGCGTGGTGTAATTTGGCCCAATAG
- a CDS encoding diacylglycerol/lipid kinase family protein, with amino-acid sequence MKSLHNDNVESTPTTKTLEPGSPNSRLFLILNPVAGSCSAERVRFTLKQYCEQHDVGYEIYETTGKEHLPSIVRQAREEDYSVIVAAGGDGTASMVAGELIHSPIPLGIIPVGTANLLARELAIPLDLESACQLVVTGGAIRKIDAMRVGRQVLISHISLGSYSRIAERTSVEAKRRFRQLAYIWNGIAEFIGTRVWRFDLVVDGQRQRIKAAFIMIANVGAMGAATLRWGEEVKPDDGKVDICIVRTRGLLHYSSFLWHALRGRHKESPHTDYLWAEKNIKVTAKKNLPVRGDGEIIGRSSVEIEIIPRAVPIIVPAPVPDEIAS; translated from the coding sequence ATGAAATCTTTACATAACGATAATGTAGAATCTACACCAACCACAAAGACGCTAGAACCAGGCTCGCCCAATTCGCGCCTATTTCTCATTCTTAATCCGGTCGCGGGCAGTTGCAGCGCCGAGCGGGTCAGGTTTACTCTGAAGCAATACTGCGAGCAGCATGATGTAGGCTACGAAATTTATGAGACCACCGGCAAAGAGCACTTGCCCAGTATTGTGCGCCAGGCACGGGAGGAAGACTATAGCGTCATCGTTGCAGCGGGCGGTGATGGCACCGCTTCGATGGTGGCCGGTGAGTTAATCCACAGCCCGATTCCTCTGGGTATTATCCCAGTGGGCACGGCCAATTTACTAGCCCGTGAGTTGGCCATCCCGTTAGATCTGGAGTCCGCCTGTCAACTCGTGGTTACCGGGGGTGCCATAAGAAAGATTGATGCCATGCGGGTGGGCCGTCAGGTTTTGATTTCTCATATTAGCCTGGGTTCTTATTCGCGCATTGCGGAGAGAACCAGCGTGGAGGCTAAACGGCGTTTTCGCCAACTCGCCTATATCTGGAATGGGATAGCCGAATTTATCGGCACTCGGGTATGGCGTTTTGACCTCGTTGTGGACGGTCAGCGGCAGCGCATTAAAGCCGCTTTTATTATGATCGCTAACGTAGGCGCCATGGGAGCGGCTACCCTGCGCTGGGGTGAAGAGGTCAAGCCTGATGACGGGAAAGTAGATATTTGTATTGTCCGAACCCGGGGCCTTCTCCATTACTCGTCTTTTTTGTGGCATGCCTTGAGAGGACGGCATAAGGAATCTCCCCATACGGACTATTTATGGGCCGAAAAAAATATAAAGGTAACGGCAAAAAAGAATTTGCCGGTGCGGGGCGATGGGGAAATTATTGGTCGCTCCAGCGTGGAGATAGAGATTATCCCAAGGGCCGTTCCCATCATCGTCCCCGCTCCCGTGCCTGATGAGATAGCCTCCTGA